Sequence from the Cuculus canorus isolate bCucCan1 chromosome 24, bCucCan1.pri, whole genome shotgun sequence genome:
AAGACTTTTCACTCTGAGTAAAACCCTATATACTGGTGAAAAAGTCATGTTCTAAGCATATTTGACTCTTGTAATTAGAGGCAACAGCCAGAATTCAAAGAATGCAGCCCCAgtccatagaatcactagaattaaattaaaaaagaacccAACTGCACTCCCCACAAATGTACAgacatttgaaaactgaaataattttttagtgGTCACTAATAAAAGACAGTTCTGGAAGAAAGGGCTAAGAACTGGATCAGTGCAGGAGCTGGAGTCTCATTTCATTGACCAGAACTGCAGAATCTGTGCATAAAGGCAAGAGAACTGACAAACTGAGCCTCTCTCCTAACGATAAGGCCAAGTTTAATGAGAGAAAAGTTAATGCAAGTATTCTACGTACTCTGGGTGTTTCCAGTCGACTTCCACAATGCTCTCCACACCTTTATTCAGCTCCTTCACTTGTAAGATCTTCTGGTGCTGCATACATTGCAGGAATTTAGAGAACTGAAAGAAGCAACAATCAGAAATATGTAGTCAACCATTTCTAATTCCTGTCTATGTGTTTCTAATTGCCCCAATGTCACTTGCTCAAtcagaaaaacttctttaaaagaaaaaaaacccaaatctccCCACCCTTCACACCTTGGCTTCTCCAAACACAGCAAGGAGCAGTGAGTGCCTCTGGCTCTGAAGAAGAGTAAGCCAGTGTTCCTTTGTAGGCCTGCCATCTCTTTGCTCTGTGACCTTCTTACCCACATCTCACATGGACAGCTGTGAGATCTGCGGCAATGCACTTGGTCTTTGCTGGTCATCTAAACAACAGGGACAACATAAACTCTTTTCTCTGAGTTTTTGTTTAACAGTTTTAGAAAAGGAATGGCCTATTCTTGCAAGTAACTGCACTGTCCAACAAGATAGGAACCCTTTAACAGCTATCACAGCGTGCAGTGACAAACAGGAGTAGCTTCATTCAAAGCTGCTCGTGCTTTCAGCACAATTACTTCTCTCCCTGGATCCCACAAAAACAGagagctgagaaaaagaagtcggcttttaagaacaaatgctagggtttgtttgtttgttttatttgaacaaCTCTGAATTCaaactttttctctccttctgtttcttacTTAAATTAATCCAAAACCCGACAGAAATATCTCACCTTCTTATAGCTTGATTTCTTTATGTCCAGTTGTTTTCCAGCAGGGctataaatggattttttagAAGTTCTTTAGTTATAAATCACccttcatttcttcttaaatCTTGCTACTTATGCTAGAAGTTTCTTAACAGCAGAGATACAaatcaaacagagaaaaaactaCTTTCAACAAGCTAATAAATGGACATGATAAGTGAAACTAATGCTGATGTTCCTGTGGGCAGGCAAACAGCTAATTAAGTGACTAAGCAATCTTGAAACAAATGTCAGTCAACTCAAGTGAGCTACCGAGTGCGTGTCCTGGTCTGGACAATCCTGATATCAAGGTATTTGATGTAAGAAGTGAGCATAACCTTAGATAACAACTGAATTTTACTTCTGAGTCAAAAACTTCATCCTAAATATCGCACTCAATCTCCAGTTTTAAAGGCAAAACCACAGCATGCAAATCCAAAGACAATCTTGTCACGACATACCAGCATGAGAACATATGGCTGCGGAGAAACGTGCTGGTGAGCAGAGGGAGATCTGACTTCTTTACTTTGCACTTTAAGGCATGAAAAAAGCACTGATTAAATAAAGCATCCATTTGctctgcagggagaaaaaaaaaagacaagcaagCCATGAGTAGTCTCTCTCAGAACACAGCACTCAGTTCCTTGAGACACACAGAACTGTCTCTACCCTGTTCTCACAGCGAGCTCTCCAAAACACACTGTAATCTAGATCGTAGATATGGGCTTCAGCACACCAAATGGGCACTGTTTGGTTTCCTTTGTATGAAAAAATACCTTGTGGAGTCCTACTGTCCTCAGCTTCCTGCTGAACCTCTGTGCTGGCATCAtcagctgtttctgcagctttgtCCTCATCGAgttcctcctttcccaccagcGTTGCACAACCGTCTTGCTCCTTCAGGCTCAGATCACCAATGTCCACATGCTGCAACATGTCAGTGGGGAAGCTGATGGCAGGCTCTTCCCCATCTTCGGCCCTCTCCTTGTCAGCAGAATCTGTTACGGAGGGAGCTAAGGTAGGAGGACAAGATTTGTCACCGTATTCcctacaaaaggaagaaaaaagcgTAACATAGCTTTCTGTTTATTGCTTGAAATCCACAGGACAAAGAATAAATCTCACCCTGGTAAAAAGCACTGGCAGTTGCATAGATCCTTTTCCGCATCCCCAAAACTATAACATTCATTTTAACTCATCTTCCTCCATAAACTCTGTTTCCCCCATGAATCTTAACTTAAAATGGAGCGAATCAGCTGAATCCAAGCACAGAGCAACTCATTTATTTGGTCActgtttttaagcaaaaatgATTCAAAGTTCATTTTATATAGAACAAGATTTTCTAAAACTAGAGCAACAGGGATGGTctagtttcatttttataatacTCTCTTACTGAGGGAACCTAGCCAAGTGACTAATCTGAAATATCTGTTTCCAATATGTATCTAATGGACAGATTTCAGGACAGACATCTGCTTCTGTCTGGTAAGTCTGGTCATCAAAAACAGGTAGATGAAACCTTAATAATGGTCATAAACTGTACTCAAAGAACTTAATATGGGGAACTGACAGATTAAGCTTACTGGGGCAcagattcttttctttctataggGATAgttgttctatgattttagtAACCAGATGAGACTTGTTAGACATCTTACCAAACGCCTGGCAATGTACTCACCAGAGGTGATCCATGTAAGTGTGCAACACGGCAAAGCCCTTCCCCTTCATTCCAGCAGCCAGCATCTCGGCAGTGGACATAGTGGCAACTGCAACCGCTACAGGAGCTCTGGGAAGAGAGGACAGCACATATACATTGGGAAAAACCCAACAGGTTTAGCACTGCTCCCTCACTCTGGATGTCCTTATAGACAAAAACACAGTAACTGTGTAGAATGCaatcttttgttaaaaaacattactctgtttcaaaacaaatctACCAGTTGTGCCCCCACGGGTCCCAAAGAACCAAATAGCAAAGCTGCCTACCTGAGCTCAAACACATCCTAACCCACAAACTTAAGTGGATCTTTTTCCTGCCTAAACAATTTTCCATTGTTTAGGCCCACGGTGCATCAAGTGCACTagaataattttgcttttgattccTCAAACCTCGCAGTCTTCCTGTAAAAAATaccttcatttcatttttagtttctAAGAAACGATACGATTAAAGACTCCTCCGTACCTGTTTCCCAAGAGGGTGACAGCACAGAGCGTGCCCCGCTCTACTTGAGGAAAGCCAGAAGGTGGCACTACAACTCCTGGCAGCATCAGATCTGCGGAACAGAATAAAGCACACACATTTCTCAATGAAACTCAGCCACTACTTcctccacccccatccctcccGTTACTCAGCAAAAAAGTGAGCCTGTGAACAGCTGAGCACATGACAGATAAAATACGATTGTCTCTTTTTCCTAGGAAGCCAGCACTTCTTGTTACCGTCCTGTGGTATAAGGGATTCAATTCAAAAGGGTGCTGGGCACACTGCAAAAAATTGTAGCAGAGTTAAGCATGCTCAGCTCCTCACGCTGTCAGAAGTAGTTTTTAACAGAAAGGTACAAGCTCCCAGCCTAGTGAGCGTTGCTCTTCGTTAATGacatggaaagagaaaggaacaagGAGATGTGTCTGGAACTGCCCATTTACTCTGCACTGCCCAGGGGCAGGTTATCTCAGCAGTTCTCTCCCTGGAGAGAGAATTGCCTACAATTTGCCACTGCTAACCCAGCCCTCCTGCTCCGACACAACACTTGCACTTAGCTGTGAACTCTCCTCAGCAGGAGGAAGCAGCCTTAACATTGCTAATCGGGACAGAAACAGCATGCCTCGCTGTGTGCTTCCTCCTGCTTTCCATACGTGGGATGAACAGACTGGCATGTGAGCAAAGAACGATTTTCCATGCTGCACGTACAGCATCAGGTCATCACCAAATCATGCAGAGTATCTGCTCTCCCTTGTTGCAGCTATAATCATCCAGAGATTGCAGTCTCATGGACTGACCTGTGTTCCACTGTTTGGTTTTGCAGGgatcttactttttttctcatcaatTTAATGTGTGTGCTGAAGGAGCCgagaatatttttcctctggttCACTGTCACCACTTTCAGCGTATCTACAATGAACTCAAATGAGCTTCCACACCTCTGAGGACACAAAATCACCTGACGACCTTAACATGACAAGGAAGGCAGCACATGTATATTGTATAAATAACCAAGACAGGCAGAAGGTATTTGAATTCAAGGAACAAATATCACAAATAGCACTGCCTTACTTCTCCTCTTTGTAACTGAATGCTCCTTAAACCTGCTCCCTCCCTTCACGTTTGCAGCACTGGGGAGTCCCAcgcctttcctctccttcctgcgATGTGGCTCtacctctcttctctgcttctgttggCCATTGTCTGCCATTATCTTCAGACTGTACCCAGAGGTAGCCTGGTTGCCATGGGAGATGAATGACCCGCAGCCTTCTGtcatccatgtccttcctccATTAGTGAGACTTTTTCCCCCAGAAACTAGGTCACTACAAGTCCCTAGCACAGCAGGCTCAGATGTCTATCACAGCTACACATCCAAACactttgtttactttgtttgcttttggggAAATAGAGGGACTCGAGTTCTACTTTAGATACTAcgcaatggaaagaaaaaaagacacctcTTCCTACACATGGACTTCCATTCACAGACTAAGGCCACAGTGGCTgcaatttaatctttttctggTTGAGCAGTTCAGCAATTTAAAGTTTATAAAGACCTGATTTTCATGAGTCTGAACTGCGTTCAAAGCAGGTTCCAGAAAATAAGGCTCCTTTCTTGTTAGTCTTGATCCATAATTATGTGGTAGAGCGAGAAATCCAGGAATTCAAATCTAAGCTCACCTGTATAATCCACAATTTACTTGACAGTGATTAGAACTGTAGGTTCCAATACCAACTTGCTTCTTATGCACAGCATAAGCCAGTTCATCTTTGTGGTGGCAGGAAGCAGGGTGGCAGCACAAGAACTCAGCTGCTTAAGGAGAGCTCTAAAAGAGACAGAGCAATGACACAGGCAATTCTGTGTCCCAGTTCAGAGATTCTGATCACCCTGAGAAGCTATTCCAAATCCGAGACTCCCATGCGGAACAGGTTCCTGCATTTAAATTGCTTAACCTACTTTGTTTCATTCACAAACCTTCTTAGAGctaattcattttcctttttgggACATAACCATGAATTACTTTTGAGTACTTATTCTTTATAAGTTTTTTGTTTCAGGTACATTTTTGCCACTGGGAGAGAAAACATCCAAAAAGCCCTGAAGACAACTGCTGTTTGCAGTGCAATGTGACAAAGTTCTAGTTCTCTTACCTGCTCCTCCTGCTAACTTCCGCAGCACCGGGGGCCATGTTGAAAAAGCAGGGAGAAGGTCCGGGTAGACCCACAGGGCATAAACTGtcccaaaacagaaacaaagttaAAGATGCATCCTTAAAAACTTCTGTTAGCCATTGCTTCTTCCTAACTTTAGGACTAAGCAGTACAATAATAACCACAACAAAACACTCTCCTGTTACTTGGGTAATCAAGGAATCTGAAGGCAGAATAGTCCTACCATAATTAGTAGACGTGATGGATAAAAATAATCTGGTAGTTAATTCAAGCTCCTGTGAAATATTATGGATATAGATAAAAGTTTGCATTATTTTCCTTACATTAAGGACATTTTGAGCTAAAATGCTACTCCAACAGGGAAAAACTGCTGAGTACGggataaaataaaagcacagagtATCAGAGCAATTCATTGCCTAACTCCAGGGCTGCCTGGAGCGGACATCTTGCTTCTTGGAATTACACCTCGCAGAGAGAAAAGGGGCTAAGATGCTAAACTAAGACCTAAAAGACTTGTTTCCTGGTTTCTAACCTCTGAGCACATCTGTCTCTTCTTTGCAAAGAATCCAGAAATGCCACTGATTTTGCAAAGATGTTGGTAGAACAAATGCACTAAAGATTACGAAGTGAACCGATACCATAGTGACAGGATAGGTACTTAGACACAGGGAAATCTTTCTGGGGAAAGGCTGGCCCCCAGTAAGTGAATATGGAGGATTATTCCAGTCCCCATACCTGTTGGATACAGAGCTTTCTCAATTTCAAACAGTATTGGATTCCTGTTAGTCACGTAAACAGTGACGGCCTCCCCTTTGTGACAGTGTATTTTGATGACATTAAGCTCTTCCTTGTTTGGAATAAACTCAGTCAGTTGTTCAGCACTAAGATTTGGAAAAGCTGCCGCAACATTTGTTCGTAGTTTTCTCCTGCAATGATAAAATCACACACGTGTTACAAAGCTGTCTAGACCACCCCTCAAAATAATTCCTAGATAGGTAGCTAGTACTTTGTGGGGTGCTCTTGAGATTCCCACTTttgcctactaaatcatgtcatgaagtgccatggccacatgtgttttgaactcctccagggatagtgactgcaccactgctctgggcagcctctgtcagggcttcactgctctttcagtaaagaaattgttcctaatatccaatctaaacctcccttggtgtgacttgaggccatttcctctcgtcctatcctttgtcacttgggagaagatcccagtacccacctcaccacaacctcctttcaggagctgcagagaatgatgaggtctctcctcagtctcctcttctccaggctcaacagccccagggccctcagctgcgCCCACAacccctgccctccagcccattccccagCTCtactgcccttctctggatgcgctccagcccctctatgcccttcttgtagtgaggaacccaaaactgaacacaggattcaagatgTAGCCTCACCAGCGCCTAATACAGGGGTCACAGAATCgcttggttgaaaaagacctttgagattgttGAGTCCAACTGAATCTGCCCAGCACTAAGCCATCCCTGAGCTactcatccacctgtcttttaaatccttacagggatggggattctACCACCTCCTTGAGCAGCTATGCtggtgcctgagaacccttctggtgaagattttcataaaatcacagaacaatttgggttggaagggactttaacGATTATCCAGTCCCAAACTCTTTGtgatgagcagggacacctcccactggaccagagtgatcaaagccccatccaacctggccttgaacacgttCAGGAACAGTTGCAGCTTCGTATTTTGACTTCCCTCATTTTTGATACAGACCCACTAAAAGACCACCCGTTTGGCTCTATTTTTAGGAGATGAGAGGGAGCCTTGGAAATGGGAGACGATTTGAAGATTAAGCACAGTCTAATGTTTGGGTCGGAatgaaccttaaagatcatccagtcccacccctgccatgggcagggacacctcccactggctcaggggctccaagccccatccaacctggccttgaacccctccaggcatggggcagccacagcttccctattccagggcctcccaactctcatagtgaagaaattcctccttatgtccagtctaaatcttcccctctccagtttatacccgttgcccctagtcctgtcactacaagcctttgtacacagcccctccccagctttcttgtagcccctttcaggcctggaagctgctctaagttctcctcggagccttctcttctccaggatgaacacctccaggctcCCCACGCGCCCCGCTCTCCAGCCCCGTCCCCAGCCCCTCCTCGCCCCG
This genomic interval carries:
- the EIF2D gene encoding eukaryotic translation initiation factor 2D isoform X2, producing MLPGVVVPPSGFPQVERGTLCAVTLLGNRAPVAVAVATMSTAEMLAAGMKGKGFAVLHTYMDHLWEYGDKSCPPTLAPSVTDSADKERAEDGEEPAISFPTDMLQHVDIGDLSLKEQDGCATLVGKEELDEDKAAETADDASTEVQQEAEDSRTPQEQMDALFNQCFFHALKCKVKKSDLPLLTSTFLRSHMFSCCPAGKQLDIKKSSYKKFSKFLQCMQHQKILQVKELNKGVESIVEVDWKHPDIKAFEVPEGFSSASAAQDSKSEDREQVYHAPEIIPLYGVSTKMIPLFQESGHKKGSVLSSSEVRNIVINYVKANELVDETNKNFVKVNAILCDCLLDKLEQDEISKLKWDDLLSRCLEQMQPLHQVTFFGQEPVVRKGNIEPIDITLAQRSSNKKVTIIKNLELYGLDPQCVANILQQKVQASASISPVPGTKDRVQVQIQGNQIHHLAKMLLEEYQLPRKYIQGLEKAPKLGRKK
- the EIF2D gene encoding eukaryotic translation initiation factor 2D isoform X1, translating into MFARAFRVRASTAIKGSDRRKLRTNVAAAFPNLSAEQLTEFIPNKEELNVIKIHCHKGEAVTVYVTNRNPILFEIEKALYPTVYALWVYPDLLPAFSTWPPVLRKLAGGADLMLPGVVVPPSGFPQVERGTLCAVTLLGNRAPVAVAVATMSTAEMLAAGMKGKGFAVLHTYMDHLWEYGDKSCPPTLAPSVTDSADKERAEDGEEPAISFPTDMLQHVDIGDLSLKEQDGCATLVGKEELDEDKAAETADDASTEVQQEAEDSRTPQEQMDALFNQCFFHALKCKVKKSDLPLLTSTFLRSHMFSCCPAGKQLDIKKSSYKKFSKFLQCMQHQKILQVKELNKGVESIVEVDWKHPDIKAFEVPEGFSSASAAQDSKSEDREQVYHAPEIIPLYGVSTKMIPLFQESGHKKGSVLSSSEVRNIVINYVKANELVDETNKNFVKVNAILCDCLLDKLEQDEISKLKWDDLLSRCLEQMQPLHQVTFFGQEPVVRKGNIEPIDITLAQRSSNKKVTIIKNLELYGLDPQCVANILQQKVQASASISPVPGTKDRVQVQIQGNQIHHLAKMLLEEYQLPRKYIQGLEKAPKLGRKK